Proteins encoded in a region of the Pseudomonas shahriarae genome:
- a CDS encoding alpha/beta fold hydrolase yields MSQHVFFTHANGFPSATYGKLFDALAPEYAVAHLSQHGHDPRFPVDDNWQNLVDELIHHLEQQPEPVWGVGHSLGGVLHLHAALRCPQLYRGVVMLDSPVLTLADRWVIRAAKRFGLIDRLTPAGRTLGRREEFSDLDAARQYFSGKTLFRGFDPDCLEAYLQHGLHQVGDRLRLRFDPATEISIYRGVPHTSPGQTRQLKVPLAVVRGRQSRVVMRHHASGVARLPMGEMLTMPGGHMFPLERPQDTATLIKNLFTRWEARERSCA; encoded by the coding sequence ATGTCGCAACATGTGTTTTTCACTCATGCCAATGGCTTTCCTTCGGCGACCTACGGCAAATTGTTCGATGCCCTGGCCCCGGAGTACGCGGTGGCGCACCTGTCGCAGCACGGCCACGACCCGCGGTTTCCGGTGGATGACAATTGGCAGAACCTGGTGGACGAACTGATCCACCACCTGGAGCAGCAACCGGAGCCGGTGTGGGGCGTCGGCCACTCATTGGGCGGGGTGCTGCATTTGCACGCGGCCCTGCGTTGCCCGCAGTTGTATCGCGGGGTGGTGATGCTCGACTCGCCGGTGCTGACCCTGGCCGACCGCTGGGTGATCCGCGCGGCCAAGCGTTTTGGCCTGATCGACCGCCTGACCCCGGCTGGCCGCACCCTGGGCCGGCGCGAAGAGTTCAGCGACCTGGACGCCGCGCGTCAGTATTTTTCCGGCAAGACACTGTTTCGCGGGTTTGACCCGGACTGCCTGGAGGCCTACCTGCAACATGGTCTGCACCAGGTCGGCGATCGCCTGCGCCTGCGGTTCGACCCGGCCACGGAAATCAGCATTTATCGGGGCGTGCCACACACCAGCCCCGGCCAGACCCGCCAATTGAAAGTGCCACTGGCCGTAGTACGCGGCCGGCAGAGCCGGGTGGTGATGCGCCATCACGCCAGCGGCGTCGCACGCCTGCCCATGGGCGAGATGCTGACCATGCCCGGCGGCCACATGTTTCCCCTGGAGCGGCCGCAGGACACGGCGACCCTGATCAAGAACCTGTTTACCCGTTGGGAAGCCCGCGAGCGCAGTTGCGCATGA